From Ovis aries strain OAR_USU_Benz2616 breed Rambouillet chromosome 21, ARS-UI_Ramb_v3.0, whole genome shotgun sequence, a single genomic window includes:
- the FOXRED1 gene encoding FAD-dependent oxidoreductase domain-containing protein 1 isoform X1, giving the protein MLRRALRLRLGQCLSGRGLGTYRGGSTLDCDGKVSKIKKKIQSIFPGRAWSPLYDTSHLPPERSDVVIVGGGVLGLSVAYWLKRLEKQQGAIQVLVVERDHTYARASTVLSVGGIRQQFSLPENVQLSLFSAEFLRNINEYLAVVDDPPLDLQFNPSGYLLLASEEGAAIMERNVKIQRQEGAKVCLMSPEQLQKKFPWINTEGVALASYGLENEGWFDPWCLLQGLRRKLQSMGVLFCQGEVTRFISSSSHMETASGEQVTLKRIHEVHVKMDHSQEFQPVECALVVNAAGAWSGQIAELAGIGTGPPGTMQGTKLPVEPRKRYVYLWHCPQGPGLEAPLVADPSGAYFRREGLGNNYLGSCSPTEEEEPDPGNLEVDYDFFQEKVWPRLAQRVPAFETLKVRSAWAGYYDYNTFDQNGVVGPHPLVINMYFATGFSGHGLQQAPAVGRAVAEMMLEGHFQTINLSPFLFGRFYFGEKAQEHCIL; this is encoded by the exons ATGCTTCGGAGGGCGCTGCGGCTCCGCCTGGGCCAGTGCCTCTCCGGACGGGGGCTAGGCACATACAGAGGAGGCTCTACTCTGG ACTGCGATGGAAAGGTGTCGAAGATCAAGAAGAAGATCCAGTCCATCTTCCCTGGCAGGGCTTGGAGCCCACTGTATGACACCAGCCACCTGCCCCCCGAACGCTCAGATGTGGTgattgttgggggtggggtgcttGGACTGTCTGTGGCCTACTGGCTGAAGAGGTTGGAGAAGCAGCAAGGTGCCATTCAGGTGCTGGTCGTGGAGCGGGACCACACG TATGCCCGGGCCTCCACCGTGCTCTCCGTGGGCGGGATTCGCCAGCAGTTCTCATTGCCTGAGAACGTCCAGCTCTCCCTCTTTTCGGCTGAATTTCTACGGAACATCAAT GAGTACCTGGCTGTGGTCGATGACCCTCCCCTAGACCTCCAGTTCAACCCCTCCGGTTACCTCCTTCTGGCTTCTGAGGAAGGGGCTGCGATCATGGAACGCAACGTGAAAATCCAGAG GCAGGAAGGAGCCAAAGTCTGTCTGATGTCTCCGGAGCAGCTTCAGAAAAAGTTTCCCTGGATCAACACAGAGGGAGTGGCTTTGGCATCATACG GGCTGGAGAACGAGGGTTGGTTTGACCCCTGGTGTCTGCTCCAGGGGCTTCGGCgaaagttacagtccatgggggtccttTTCTGCCAAGGAGAGGTGACGC GTTTCATCTCTTCATCCAGCCACATGGAGACTGCCAGCGGGGAGCAGGTGACTTTGAAAAGGATTCATGAGGTCCAT GTGAAGATGGACCACAGCCAGGAGTTCCAGCCGGTGGAGTGTGCCCTAGTGGTCAATGCGGCGGGGGCCTGGTCTGGGCAAATCGCAGAGCTGGCTGGCATTGGGACTGGGCCGCCGGGCACCATGCAGGGCACCAAGCTGCCTGTGGAGCCGAGGAAAAG GTATGTGTACCTGTGGCACTGCCCCCAGGGACCAGGCCTGGAGGCGCCGCTCGTCGCAGACCCCAGTGGAGCCTATTTCCGCCGGGAAGGATTAGGCAACAACTACCTGGGCAGCTGTAGCCCCACAGAG GAGGAGGAACCAGACCCAGGGAACCTGGAAGTGGACTACGACTTCTTCCAGGAGAAGGTGTGGCCCCGTTTGGCCCAGAGGGTACCAGCCTTTGAGACTCTAAAG GTCCGGAGTGCCTGGGCTGGCTATTATGACTACAACACCTTTGACCAGAACGGCGTGGTGGGCCCCCACCCCCTGGTCATCAACATGTACTTTGCGACGGGCTTCAGTGGCCACGGGCTCCAGCAGGCCCCTGCCGTGGGGCGGGCTGTGGCCGAGATGATGCTGGAGGGCCACTTTCAGACCATCAACTTGAGCCCCTTCCTCTTCGGCCGCTTTTACTTTGGAGAGAAGGCCCAGGAACACTGTATCCTCTGA
- the FOXRED1 gene encoding FAD-dependent oxidoreductase domain-containing protein 1 isoform X2 has translation MLRRALRLRLGQCLSGRGLGTYRGGSTLDCDGKVSKIKKKIQSIFPGRAWSPLYDTSHLPPERSDVVIVGGGVLGLSVAYWLKRLEKQQGAIQVLVVERDHTYARASTVLSVGGIRQQFSLPENVQLSLFSAEFLRNINEYLAVVDDPPLDLQFNPSGYLLLASEEGAAIMERNVKIQRQEGAKVCLMSPEQLQKKFPWINTEGVALASYGLENEGWFDPWCLLQGLRRKLQSMGVLFCQGEVTRFISSSSHMETASGEQVTLKRIHEVHVKMDHSQEFQPVECALVVNAAGAWSGQIAELAGIGTGPPGTMQGTKLPVEPRKRYVYLWHCPQGPGLEAPLVADPSGAYFRREGLGNNYLGSCSPTEEEEPDPGNLEVDYDFFQEKVWPRLAQRVPAFETLKGALPHMGPGPR, from the exons ATGCTTCGGAGGGCGCTGCGGCTCCGCCTGGGCCAGTGCCTCTCCGGACGGGGGCTAGGCACATACAGAGGAGGCTCTACTCTGG ACTGCGATGGAAAGGTGTCGAAGATCAAGAAGAAGATCCAGTCCATCTTCCCTGGCAGGGCTTGGAGCCCACTGTATGACACCAGCCACCTGCCCCCCGAACGCTCAGATGTGGTgattgttgggggtggggtgcttGGACTGTCTGTGGCCTACTGGCTGAAGAGGTTGGAGAAGCAGCAAGGTGCCATTCAGGTGCTGGTCGTGGAGCGGGACCACACG TATGCCCGGGCCTCCACCGTGCTCTCCGTGGGCGGGATTCGCCAGCAGTTCTCATTGCCTGAGAACGTCCAGCTCTCCCTCTTTTCGGCTGAATTTCTACGGAACATCAAT GAGTACCTGGCTGTGGTCGATGACCCTCCCCTAGACCTCCAGTTCAACCCCTCCGGTTACCTCCTTCTGGCTTCTGAGGAAGGGGCTGCGATCATGGAACGCAACGTGAAAATCCAGAG GCAGGAAGGAGCCAAAGTCTGTCTGATGTCTCCGGAGCAGCTTCAGAAAAAGTTTCCCTGGATCAACACAGAGGGAGTGGCTTTGGCATCATACG GGCTGGAGAACGAGGGTTGGTTTGACCCCTGGTGTCTGCTCCAGGGGCTTCGGCgaaagttacagtccatgggggtccttTTCTGCCAAGGAGAGGTGACGC GTTTCATCTCTTCATCCAGCCACATGGAGACTGCCAGCGGGGAGCAGGTGACTTTGAAAAGGATTCATGAGGTCCAT GTGAAGATGGACCACAGCCAGGAGTTCCAGCCGGTGGAGTGTGCCCTAGTGGTCAATGCGGCGGGGGCCTGGTCTGGGCAAATCGCAGAGCTGGCTGGCATTGGGACTGGGCCGCCGGGCACCATGCAGGGCACCAAGCTGCCTGTGGAGCCGAGGAAAAG GTATGTGTACCTGTGGCACTGCCCCCAGGGACCAGGCCTGGAGGCGCCGCTCGTCGCAGACCCCAGTGGAGCCTATTTCCGCCGGGAAGGATTAGGCAACAACTACCTGGGCAGCTGTAGCCCCACAGAG GAGGAGGAACCAGACCCAGGGAACCTGGAAGTGGACTACGACTTCTTCCAGGAGAAGGTGTGGCCCCGTTTGGCCCAGAGGGTACCAGCCTTTGAGACTCTAAAG GGTGCCCTGCCCCATATGGGCCCAGGCCCACGCTGA